From Miscanthus floridulus cultivar M001 chromosome 15, ASM1932011v1, whole genome shotgun sequence, the proteins below share one genomic window:
- the LOC136509547 gene encoding probable galacturonosyltransferase 13 isoform X2, with amino-acid sequence MQIRLSPSMRSITISTSHGLLDLMRLKVAARHFSYRTVFHTVLILAFLLPFVFILTAVMTLEGFNKCSSLDCLGRRLGPRLLGRGNDGSMRLVRDLYVMLDEVNSEEAPLDLKVPETFDGFIWDMKNNDYDLRSFAFKLKATMESMDKELRSSRLSEQLNKHYAAIAIPKGLYCLSLRLTDEYSSNALARKQLPPPELVPCLSDNSYYHFVLASDNILAASVVVRSTVRSSLKPERIVFHVITDKKTYPAMHSWFALNSLSPAIVEVKGVHQFDWLTKENVPVLEAIETQRTARDRYHGSHRPRTSASDSSRVFAAKLQAGSPTYTNVLNHIRIYLPELFPSLNKVVFLDDDVVVQHDLSPLWDIDLAGKVNGAVETCRGGDSWVMSKRFRNYFNFSHPLIAKNFDPSECAWAYGMNIFDLNAWRKTTIKDKYHHWIKENLKSNFTLWRLGTLPPGLIAFKGHVHPIDPSWHLLGLGYQEKTDISSVEQAAVIHYNGQSKPWLEIGFKHLQPFWTKYVNYSNEFIRNCHIMEPQL; translated from the exons ATGCAGATCCGGCTGTCGCCGAGCATGAGGAGCATCACCATCTCCACTAGCCATGGCCTGCTAGACTTGATGAGGCTCAAGGTCGCCGCGCGACACTTCTCCTACCGCACCGTCTTCCACACCGTCCTCATCCTCGCCTTCCTCCTGCCCTTCGTCTTCATACTCACCGCTGTCATGACGCTCGAGGGCTTCAACAAGTGCTCCTCACTAG ATTGTCTGGGAAGACGTTTAGGTCCGCGCCTTCTTGGTAGGGGAAATGATGGTTCCATG AGGCTTGTGAGGGATTTGTATGTGATGCTTGATGAAGTAAATTCTGAGGAAGCACCTCTTGATTTGAAGGTTCCAGAAACTTTTGATGGATTTATCTGGGACATGAAGAATAATGATTATGATTTAAGGTCATTTGCTTTTAAGCTGAAGGCTACG ATGGAGAGCATGGATAAGGAATTGAGGTCATCAAGGTTATCGGAGCAGTTGAACAAGCACTATGCTGCAATTGCTATTCCTAAAGGCCTTTATTGCCTTTCATTACGTTTAACTGATGAATACTCCTCAAATGCCCTTGCAAGGAAACAACTACCACCCCCAGAGTTGGTGCCTTGTCTTTCGGACAACTCCTATTACCATTTTGTTTTAGCATCAGATAACATCCTTGCAGCCTCAGTTGTCGTCAGATCAACTGTTAGATCATCACTGAAACCTGAGAGGATAGTTTTCCATGTTATTACTGACAAAAAGACCTATCCTGCCATGCATTCATGGTTTGCTTTAAATTCTCTCAGTCCTGCTATTGTTGAGGTGAAAGGTGTTCACCAATTTGATTGGTTAACAAAAGAAAATGTTCCTGTACTTGAAGCTATAGAAACTCAGCGCACCGCCAGAGATCGTTACCACGGAAGTCACCGTCCAAGAACCAGTGCTAGTGATAGCTCAAGGGTTTTTGCAGCCAAGCTGCAGGCAGGAAGTCCAACATATACTAATGTTCTCAATCATATTCGAATATACTTGCCTGAG TTGTTCCCAAGCCTCAACAAGGTCGTATTTCTTGATGATGATGTCGTTGTCCAGCATGACCTATCACCACTCTGGGATATCGATCTAGCTGGGAAGGTTAATGGTGCTGTTGAGACTTGCAGAGGTGGAGACAGTTGGGTGATGTCTAAGAGGTTCAGGAATTATTTCAACTTTTCTCATCCCCTCATTGCAAAAAACTTCGACCCTTCAGAGTGTGCTTGGGCATATGGTATGAATATTTTTGACCTGAATGCATGGAGGAAGACAACAATCAAAGATAAATACCATCATTGGATCAAGGAG AACCTGAAGTCAAACTTCACACTTTGGAGGCTTGGAACATTACCACCAGGCCTTATAGCATTTAAAGGCCATGTTCACCCAATTGATCCATCATGGCATCTGTTAGGCTTGGGTTATCAGGAAAAGACAGATATCAGTAGTGTTGAACAAGCAGCAGTTATACATTATAACGGGCAAAGTAAACCGTGGCTAGAGATTGGTTTTAAACATCTTCAGCCATTTTGGACAAAATATGTGAACTACTCAAATGAATTCATAAGAAACTGTCATATAATGGAGCCTCAGTTGTAG
- the LOC136509547 gene encoding probable galacturonosyltransferase 13 isoform X1, with amino-acid sequence MQIRLSPSMRSITISTSHGLLDLMRLKVAARHFSYRTVFHTVLILAFLLPFVFILTAVMTLEGFNKCSSLDCLGRRLGPRLLGRGNDGSMRLVRDLYVMLDEVNSEEAPLDLKVPETFDGFIWDMKNNDYDLRSFAFKLKATMESMDKELRSSRLSEQLNKHYAAIAIPKGLYCLSLRLTDEYSSNALARKQLPPPELVPCLSDNSYYHFVLASDNILAASVVVRSTVRSSLKPERIVFHVITDKKTYPAMHSWFALNSLSPAIVEVKGVHQFDWLTKENVPVLEAIETQRTARDRYHGSHRPRTSASDSSRVFAAKLQAGSPTYTNVLNHIRIYLPENYPLWTCSSLLVLLGSRSDAALFLRYLELSLHIVYIYKICIWYKLVQNAIIFVDLHPFFAESSTDLICNLWTQLFPSLNKVVFLDDDVVVQHDLSPLWDIDLAGKVNGAVETCRGGDSWVMSKRFRNYFNFSHPLIAKNFDPSECAWAYGMNIFDLNAWRKTTIKDKYHHWIKENLKSNFTLWRLGTLPPGLIAFKGHVHPIDPSWHLLGLGYQEKTDISSVEQAAVIHYNGQSKPWLEIGFKHLQPFWTKYVNYSNEFIRNCHIMEPQL; translated from the exons ATGCAGATCCGGCTGTCGCCGAGCATGAGGAGCATCACCATCTCCACTAGCCATGGCCTGCTAGACTTGATGAGGCTCAAGGTCGCCGCGCGACACTTCTCCTACCGCACCGTCTTCCACACCGTCCTCATCCTCGCCTTCCTCCTGCCCTTCGTCTTCATACTCACCGCTGTCATGACGCTCGAGGGCTTCAACAAGTGCTCCTCACTAG ATTGTCTGGGAAGACGTTTAGGTCCGCGCCTTCTTGGTAGGGGAAATGATGGTTCCATG AGGCTTGTGAGGGATTTGTATGTGATGCTTGATGAAGTAAATTCTGAGGAAGCACCTCTTGATTTGAAGGTTCCAGAAACTTTTGATGGATTTATCTGGGACATGAAGAATAATGATTATGATTTAAGGTCATTTGCTTTTAAGCTGAAGGCTACG ATGGAGAGCATGGATAAGGAATTGAGGTCATCAAGGTTATCGGAGCAGTTGAACAAGCACTATGCTGCAATTGCTATTCCTAAAGGCCTTTATTGCCTTTCATTACGTTTAACTGATGAATACTCCTCAAATGCCCTTGCAAGGAAACAACTACCACCCCCAGAGTTGGTGCCTTGTCTTTCGGACAACTCCTATTACCATTTTGTTTTAGCATCAGATAACATCCTTGCAGCCTCAGTTGTCGTCAGATCAACTGTTAGATCATCACTGAAACCTGAGAGGATAGTTTTCCATGTTATTACTGACAAAAAGACCTATCCTGCCATGCATTCATGGTTTGCTTTAAATTCTCTCAGTCCTGCTATTGTTGAGGTGAAAGGTGTTCACCAATTTGATTGGTTAACAAAAGAAAATGTTCCTGTACTTGAAGCTATAGAAACTCAGCGCACCGCCAGAGATCGTTACCACGGAAGTCACCGTCCAAGAACCAGTGCTAGTGATAGCTCAAGGGTTTTTGCAGCCAAGCTGCAGGCAGGAAGTCCAACATATACTAATGTTCTCAATCATATTCGAATATACTTGCCTGAG AATTACCCACTGTGGACCTGTTCTAGTTTGCTGGTCCTTCTGGGATCAAGAAGCGATGCTGCCCTTTTCTTGAGGTATCTGGAGCTTTCTCTGCATATAGTCTATATATACAAAATTTGTATATGGTACAAACTTGTTCAAAATGCAATTATATTTGTTGACCTACATCCTTTTTTTGCTGAAAGTTCCACTGATTTAATCTGTAATCTGTGGACGCAGTTGTTCCCAAGCCTCAACAAGGTCGTATTTCTTGATGATGATGTCGTTGTCCAGCATGACCTATCACCACTCTGGGATATCGATCTAGCTGGGAAGGTTAATGGTGCTGTTGAGACTTGCAGAGGTGGAGACAGTTGGGTGATGTCTAAGAGGTTCAGGAATTATTTCAACTTTTCTCATCCCCTCATTGCAAAAAACTTCGACCCTTCAGAGTGTGCTTGGGCATATGGTATGAATATTTTTGACCTGAATGCATGGAGGAAGACAACAATCAAAGATAAATACCATCATTGGATCAAGGAG AACCTGAAGTCAAACTTCACACTTTGGAGGCTTGGAACATTACCACCAGGCCTTATAGCATTTAAAGGCCATGTTCACCCAATTGATCCATCATGGCATCTGTTAGGCTTGGGTTATCAGGAAAAGACAGATATCAGTAGTGTTGAACAAGCAGCAGTTATACATTATAACGGGCAAAGTAAACCGTGGCTAGAGATTGGTTTTAAACATCTTCAGCCATTTTGGACAAAATATGTGAACTACTCAAATGAATTCATAAGAAACTGTCATATAATGGAGCCTCAGTTGTAG